In one window of Brassica rapa cultivar Chiifu-401-42 chromosome A07, CAAS_Brap_v3.01, whole genome shotgun sequence DNA:
- the LOC103831826 gene encoding uncharacterized protein LOC103831826, which yields MTDQSSVDGILEFLKKNRFSKAEEALRNELNNNNNPSDLNRFLENLSLEDKDSSKGSKPKAAGNQGSGDSQVPKELIVKEIDCGTGNNGSVIKCGIGEKPSKKVISREMSFTFSENSGDAADARSCKLTTSGKGTLDPYRSTDDVSSSSVVDPYALEQSRHIDKKIVETGEDIVFFGNKTTSWSGNATSKGNSGSTVNEIDRLTENFGKHENYMGSTISENLKESSVKTSRGDDASTSYSKVTSSDKRDGMKKAAADINDVRAAIKEQESEVARALFFGKTQSTFDDKNVSSLGFPLVYDARKEEFPRLPPVKLKSEDNPLSVYCEEKFERDGSGSRPISDGESLLIGSYLDIPIGQEISSSGGKKSAGGNWLSVSQGIAEDVDASDLVSGFATIGDGMSESVDYRNEYWDSDEYEDDDDIGYVRQPIEDETWFLSHEIDYPSDHEKATTRGSPDHATKDEDDDQSYAEEASSYISGEQYPLAKVVEPESDRRLTVSEIYPASKKDEMISQYIGELVDEEVLDSISDEPVWQGFEAKKGVNVVHDDQHDSVRSIGVGINSDAADFGSEVRESLAGGSSEGDFEYPRDHHDAVSSSSSRFKRIDGTNKNKQKASEEEDSGGSFHVKKTQTDGGFEFGNQKTVIRDTSTATDDMVATWRRKSSDTSSSSVKEDNAKSRNSSSPSSLSNYACGERKCADKEDDDSESEDDNATALDDEEAVAVQEQIRQIKAQEEEFETFNLKIVHRKNRTGFEEEKNFHVVLNSVIAGRYHVTEYLGSAAFSKAIQAHDLQTGMDVCIKIIKNNKDFFDQSLDEIKLLKYVNKHDPADKYHLLRLYDYFYYREHLLIVCELLKANLYEFHKFNRESGGEVYFTMPRLQSITIQCLEALQFLHGLGLIHCDLKPENILVKSYSRCEIKVIDLGSSCFETDHLCSYVQSRSYRAPEVILGLPYDKKIDVWSLGCILAELCTGNVLFQNDSPASLLARVMGIIGSIDHEMLRKGRDSHKYFTKNRMLYERNQESSRLEYLIPKRTSLRHRLPMGDQGFTDFVAHLLEINPKKRPSASEALKHPWLSYPYEPIST from the exons ATGACGGACCAAAGCTCTGTTGATGGGATCCTAGagtttctcaagaagaatcGCTTCTCTAAAGCAGAGGAAGCTCTGCgtaatgagctcaacaacaacaacaacccttCTGACTTGAATAGGTTTCTTGAGAATCTTAGCCTTGAGGACAAAGATTCAAGTAAAGGTTCAAAACCAAAGGCTGCTGGTAATCAAGGTTCTGGAGATAGTCAAGTCCCCAAGGAGCtgattgtgaaagaaatagacTGTGGGACTGGCAATAACGGGTCTGTTATCAAATGTGGAATTGGTGAGAAACCTAGCAAGAAGGTTATATCAAGGGAGATGAGCTTCACATTCTCTGAAAACTCAGGTGATGCTGCTGATGCGCGTTCCTGTAAACTTACTACTTCAGGTAAGGGTACCTTAGACCCTTATCGAAGCACTGATGATGTTAGTAGTAGCAGTGTGGTGGATCCATATGCATTGGAACAGTCGAGGCATATTGATAAGAAGATAGTGGAAACTGGTGAAGATATTGTTTTCTTTGGCAACAAGACTACTTCATGGTCTGGAAACGCTACTAGTAAAGGGAACTCTGGATCCACAGTAAATGAGATTGATAGGCTAACTGAAAATTTCGGAAAACATGAAAATTATATGGGCAGTACAATCTCAGAGAACTTGAAAGAGAGTTCTGTGAAGACTTCGAGAGGCGATGATGCCTCAACTAGTTACAGTAAGGTCACCAGCTCGGACAAAAGAGACGGAATGAAAAAGGCAGCAGCAGACATTAATGATGTGAGGGCGGCGATCAAGGAGCAGGAGAGTGAGGTGGCGAGAGCTTTGTTCTTTGGTAAAACTCAGTCTACCTTTGATGACAAGAATGTAAGCAGTTTGGGTTTCCCGCTTGTCTATGATGCAAGGAAGGAAGAGTTTCCTAGGCTGCCTCCTGTTAAGCTCAAGTCTGAAGACAACCCTCTGAGTGTTTACTGTGAAGAGAAGTTTGAGCGTGATGGTTCAGGTTCAAGGCCAATCAGTGATGGCGAGTCTCTTCTCATTGGCTCGTACCTTGATATTCCCATTGGACAAGAAATCAGCTCATCAG GTGGGAAAAAATCTGCTGGAGGAAACTGGCTTTCAGTAAGTCAGGGAATAGCAGAGGATGTAGATGCATCAGATCTTGTTTCTGGCTTTGCCACCATAGGTGATGGCATGAGTGAATCCGTTGATTACCGTAATGAATACTGGGACTCTGACGAGTATGAGGATGATGACGACATTGGTTACGTCAGACAACCTATTGAGGATGAAACATGGTTCCTTTCCCATGAAATTGATTATCCAAGTGATCATGAGAAAGCAACCACCCGCGGAAGTCCTGATCATGCAACCAAAGACGAGGATGATGATCAGTCTTACGCAGAGGAGGCTTCTTCTTATATATCTGGCGAACAGTATCCTCTAGCCAAAGTTGTTGAGCCTGAAAGTGACCGGAGACTTACTGTTTCAGAGATCTATCCAGCTAGCAAGAAGGATGAGATGATATCGCAGTATATTGGGGAGCTGGTGGATGAGGAAGTGCTCGATTCGATAAGTGATGAGCCTGTTTGGCAAGGGTTTGAAGCTAAGAAAGGCGTGAATGTTGTTCATGATGATCAGCATGATTCAGTCAGGTCCATTGGCGTGGGTATTAACAGCGACGCAGCTGATTTCGGCAGCGAAGTGCGTGAAAGTTTGGCTGGAGGGAGCAGCGAGGGAGATTTTGAGTACCCTCGTGATCATCATGATGctgtatcatcatcatcatccaggTTTAAACGTATTGATGGAACAAACAAGAATAAACAGAAAgcaagtgaagaagaagattcaGGGGGAAGTTTCCATGTGAAGAAGACTCAAACCGATGGAGGTTTTGAGTTTGGCAATCAGAAAACGGTGATTAGAGATACTTCAACAGCTACTGATGATATGGTTGCTACTTGGAGACGGAAAAGCAGTGATACGTCAAGTTCTTCGGTGAAAGAAGATAATGCAAAATCTAGAAACTCGTCATCTCCCTCGTCTCTGTCAAATTATGCTTGCGGAGAACGAAAGTGTGCTgataaagaagatgatgataGTGAGAGTGAAGATGATAATGCGACAGCACTTGATGACGAAGAGGCGGTGGCTGTACAAGAGCAAATTAGACAAATTAAGGCACAAGAGGAGGAGTTTGAAACCTTTAACCTCAAGATTGTGCATAGGAAAAACAG AACTGGTTTTGAAGAGGAAAAGAACTTCCACGTGGTTCTAAACTCGGTGATTGCTGGGCGTTACCATGTCACCGAGTACCTTGGATCAGCAGCCTTCAGTAAAGCCATACAAGCGCATGACTTACAGACAGGAATGGACGTCTGtataaaaatcataaagaaCAACAAAGACTTCTTTGACCAGAGTCTTGACGAGATAAAGCTTTTGAAGTATGTTAACAAGCATGATCCTGCTGACAAATATCATCTTCTCCGGTTGTACGATTACTTTTATTACCGG gAGCATTTGCTAATTGTATGTGAACTTCTTAAGGCTAACCTATACGAGTTCCACAAATTTAACAGAGAATCAGGTGGTGAAGTCTATTTCACAATGCCAAGATTACAG TCAATCACGATCCAATGCCTTGAAGCACTTCAGTTTCTACATGGACTAGGACTTATACACTGCGATTTGAAGCCTGAGAACATATTGGTGAAAAGCTACAGCAGATGTGAAATAAAAGTCATTGACCTTGGAAGCAGCTGTTTCGAGACGGATCACCTATGCTCCTATGTCCAGTCGAGGTCGTATAGAGCACCAGAAGTCATTTTGGGACTTCCTTATGATAAGAAGATAGACGTGTGGTCTCTTGGGTGCATTTTGGCTGAACTATGTACGGGGAAC GTTCTTTTCCAGAATGATTCTCCAGCAAGTTTGCTTGCAAGGGTTATGGGAATCATAGGATCTATCGATCATGAAATGCTTAGGAAAGGACGTGATTCCCACAAATACTTTACAAAAAACAGAATGCTATACGAGCGGAACCAG GAAAGCAGCAGATTAGAGTACTTGATACCTAAAAGAACATCACTGAGACATAGGCTACCAATGGGAGACCAAGGATTCACAGACTTTGTGGCTCATCTTCTTGAGATAAACCCAAAGAAGCGACCTTCTGCGTCAGAGGCTCTCAAGCACCCTTGGCTTTCATATCCATACGAGCCAATCTCTACTTAA
- the LOC103831828 gene encoding monoacylglycerol lipase, giving the protein MAVETMSMGTDHSSALILTSGASGRVRALFSMRELKRLFTIIHSLILFLLLPFRFVLWQGKMGAVVIRDEKQERKVRAAPQILVKKRNMISVSPPSVPAKVVDEEVAVRRELAIRRVLEDEGGDGSYDRDYSLFTTKRGDTLFTQSWSPLSLNHRGLVVLLHGLNEHSGRYNDFAKQLNANGFKVYGIDWIGHGGSDGLHAYVPSLDFAVDDLKSFLDKVLTENPGLPCFCIGHSTGGAIILKAMLDPKIESRVSGIALTSPAVGVQPSHPIFTVLAPIVAFLLPRYQLSAANKEGVQVSRDPQALITKYSDPLVFTGSIRVRTGYEILRIASHLQQNLNKVKVPFLVMHGTADTVTDPNASKRLYEEASSSDKSIKLFKGLLHDLLFEPEREVIAGVILDWLNQRV; this is encoded by the exons ATGGCGGTGGAGACAATGTCCATGGGAACAGATCATTCATCAGCTTTGATTCTAACGTCGGGAGCAAGCGGTCGCGTTAGGGCTCTCTTCTCCATGAGAGAGCTCAAGCGCCTCTTTACCATCATCCACTCGCTcattctcttcctcctcctcccgtTTCGCTTCGTCCTTTGGCAGGGGAAGATGGGAGCGGTGGTGATCAGAGACGAGAAACAGGAGAGGAAGGTGCGAGCCGCGCCGCAGATCTTGGTCAAGAAAAGGAACATGATCAGCGTCTCGCCTCCGTCGGTTCCAGCTAAGGTTGTTGATGAGGAGGTTGCCGTTAGAAGGGAGCTTGCGATAAGGCGAGTTTTGGAAGATGAAGGCGGAGATGGAAGCTACGACAGAGATTATTCGCTTTTCACCACGAAGAGAGGCGACACGTTGTTTACTCAGTCATGGTCACCTCTTTCCCTTAATCACAG GGGACTTGTTGTTCTGCTACATGGCTTAAATGAGCATAG TGGAAGGTATAATGATTTTGCAAAGCAGCTAAATGCTAATGGGTTCAAGGTCTATGGAATCGATTGGATCG GTCATGGTGGAAGTGATGGACTTCATGCTTATGTTCCTTCCCTTGATTTCGCTGTTGACGATTTG AAATCATTTCTTGACAAGGTTCTCACAGAGAATCCAGGACTCCCCTGTTTCTGCATTGGACACTCAACAGGAGGAGCCATCATCCTCAAG GCTATGCTGGATCCAAAGATCGAGTCTCGAGTTTCAGGCATTGCATTGACTTCACCAGCTGTTGGAGTCCAACCATCTCATCCAATCTTCACA GTTCTTGCTCCAATCGTTGCGTTCTTGTTGCCAAGGTACCAACTCAGTGCAGCAAACAAGGAAGGAGTGCAGGTTTCTCGTGATCCACAAGCTCTTATCACCAAATACTCTGACCCTTTAGTCTTCACCGGATCCATCCGGGTTAGAACCGGCTACGAGATCCTTAGAATCGCTTCTCACTTGCAGCAAAACTTAAACAAAGTGAAAGTTCCTTTTCTTGTCATGCACGGTACAGCAGATACAGTGACTGATCCCAATGCCTCTAAGAGGCTCTACGAggaagcttcttcttcagacAAATCGATAAAACTCTTTAAAGGATTGTTGCACGATCTACTCTTCGAGCCTGAGAGAGAAGTTATAGCTGGAGTCATTTTAGATTGGTTAAACCAAAGGGTTTAA
- the LOC103831829 gene encoding nudix hydrolase 21, chloroplastic — translation MTDLYVSLFISNYSPTPIQKVVSLVSRTGRDLQRYDTTGYRQVVGCIPYRYKNDGEIEVLLISAQKKGKGMLLPKGGWEIDESIEEAALRETMEEAGVTGHLEETLGKWQYQSKRHSMVHDGFMFPMLVSEQFEQWPESGFRQRKWVCLSEAIDLCQNWWMREALDAFIDRKCL, via the exons ATGACAGATCTCTATGTTTCTCTATTCATCTCAAACTATTCTCCAACTCCGATTCAAAAGGTCGTCTCCTTGGTCTCTCGAACCGGACGAGATTTACAACGCTACGATACAACTGGGTATCGTCAGGTCGTCGG ATGCATACCGTATAGATACAAGAACGATGGAGAGATTGAAGTTTTGTTAATAAGTGCACAGAAGAAAGGGAAAGGGATGTTGTTACCAAAAGGTGGTTGGGAGATCGATGAATCAATAGAAGAAGCAGCGTTAAGAGAGACGATGGAGGAAGCTGGTGTAACGGGTCATCTCGAAGAGACGCTTGGGAAGTGGCAATACCAAAGCAAAAGACATAGTATGGTTCATGACGGGTTCATGTTTCCTATGCTCGTTAGCGAGCAGTTTGAGCAGTGGCCTGAGTCGGGATTCAGACAAAGGAAGTGGGTTTGTTTGTCTGAAGCGATTGACTTATGTCAGAATTGGTGGATGAGGGAAGCTTTGGATGCTTTCATTGACCGGAAATGTCTATGA
- the LOC103831830 gene encoding protein YLS3: protein MSISIFLGVSTVLAILYAVQATAIWDQDKAMVQCVAKLTPCRPYVNSEAPPPLWCCHPLRKIVENDATCLCEAFKHPDMLALIHLTQEAALNLISSCGVSYDASSCDAGEFYFFV, encoded by the coding sequence ATGagtatttccatttttctcGGCGTATCCACCGTCCTCGCCATTCTCTACGCAGTTCAAGCCACAGCAATATGGGACCAAGATAAAGCGATGGTGCAATGCGTAGCAAAACTAACTCCGTGTCGTCCGTACGTTAACTCCGAGGCTCCTCCGCCGCTGTGGTGTTGCCATCCGCTGAGAAAGATCGTGGAGAATGACGCGACATGTCTATGCGAAGCCTTCAAACATCCAGACATGTTGGCACTCATTCATCTCACCCAAGAGGCTGCTCTAAATCTCATTAGTTCATGTGGCGTTAGTTATGATGCTTCAAGTTGTGACGCTGGTGAGTTCTATTTCTTCGTCTAG
- the LOC103831831 gene encoding non-specific lipid-transfer protein has product MEICKFLTVIFVAIVVLYSVQAAEQGGDHHSMACMQKLMPCQNYIHAVNPAPPASCCGPMKEIVEKDSKCLCTVFNNPELLKSLNLTKENALDLPKACGVNPDVSICTKTASSPPIASPTSGGSSVQAVSIIGLAFAFAFVARILY; this is encoded by the exons ATGGAGATTTGCAAATTTCTCACCGTGATATTCGTCGCCATTGTCGTCCTCTACTCCGTCCAGGCAGCAGAACAAGGAGGAGATCATCATTCGATGGCTTGCATGCAAAAACTTATGCCGTGTCAAAACTATATACACGCCGTGAATCCGGCGCCTCCAGCGTCATGTTGCGGACCAATGAAAGAGATCGTGGAGAAAGACTCTAAGTGTCTATGCACAGTTTTTAACAACCCGGAATTGCTCAAATCACtcaacctcaccaaagaaaatgCCCTTGATCTTCCCAAGGCCTGTGGAGTTAATCCTGACGTCTCAATCTGCACCAAAACCGCTT CATCTCCGCCTATTGCGTCGCCCACCAGCG GAGGCTCTTCCGTTCAAGCTGTCAGCATCATCGGTCTTGCCTTTGCGTTTGCTTTTGTGGCAAGAATCTTATACTGA
- the LOC103831832 gene encoding auxin efflux carrier component 1 has product MITATDFYHVMTAMVPLYVAMILAYGSVKWWKIFTPDQCSGINRFVALFAVPLLSFHFIAANNPYAMNLRFLAADSLQKIIVLCLLFLWCKISRTGSLDWTITLFSLTTLPNTLVMGIPLLKGMYGEFSGELMVQIVVLQCIIWYTLMLFLFEYRGAKLLISEQFPDTAGSIVSIHVDSDIMSLDGRQPLETEAEIKEDGKLHVTVRRSNASRSDIYSRRSQGLSATPRPSNLTNAEIYSLQSSRNPTPRGSSFNHTDFYSMMGAAAGGGRNSNFGPGEAVFGSKGPTPRPSNYEEDGGAKPPAGGGAGRFHHQSGGSGAHYPAPNPGMFSPQTGGGAAAAKGSVPVGGGKRGSGQDGNGRDLHMFVWSSSASPVSDVFGGGANHHADYAAANNDLHKDVKISVPQGNSNDNQHVDREEFSFGNKDDDSKVLATDGVNNISNKSQQQAKVMPPTSVMTRLILIMVWRKLIRNPNSYSSLFGITWSLISFKWNIEMPAIIAKSISILSDAGLGMAMFSLGLFMALNPKIIACGNRKAAFAAGMRFLVGPAVMVVASYAVGLRGVLLRVAIIQAALPQGIVPFVFAKEYNVHPSILSTAVIFGMLIALPITLLYYILLGL; this is encoded by the exons ATGATAACGGCGACTGACTTCTACCACGTCATGACGGCGATGGTTCCGTTATACGTAGCCATGATCCTCGCCTACGGCTCCGTCAAATGGTGGAAGATCTTCACACCGGACCAGTGCTCCGGCATCAACCGCTTCGTCGCTCTCTTCGCCGTCCCCCTCCTCTCCTTCCACTTCATCGCCGCCAACAACCCCTACGCCATGAACCTCCGCTTCCTCGCCGCCGACTCCCTCCAGAAAATCATCGTCCTCTGCCTCCTCTTCCTCTGGTGCAAGATCAGCCGCACCGGGTCCCTAGACTGGACCATCACGCTCTTCTCCCTCACCACCCTCCCCAACACCCTCGTCATGGGGATCCCCCTCCTCAAAGGCATGTACGGCGAGTTCTCCGGCGAGCTAATGGTTCAGATCGTGGTGCTTCAGTGCATCATATGGTACACGCTCATGCTCTTCCTCTTCGAGTACCGCGGCGCGAAGCTATTGATCTCCGAGCAGTTTCCCGACACGGCTGGTTCCATCGTCTCCATCCACGTGGACTCCGACATTATGTCCTTGGACGGTAGGCAGCCGCTAGAGACTGAGGCGGAGATTAAAGAGGATGGGAAGCTTCACGTGACCGTGAGGCGTTCTAACGCCTCGAGGTCTGATATATACTCGAGGAGGTCTCAGGGGCTATCCGCGACTCCTCGGCCTTCGAATCTAACCAACGCGGAGATTTATTCGCTGCAGAGCTCTAGGAACCCGACGCCACGTGGCTCGAGTTTTAACCATACTGATTTTTACTCGATGATGGGTGCTGCTGCTGGTGGTGGTCGGAACTCGAACTTTGGTCCCGGAGAAGCTGTGTTTGGTTCTAAGGGACCCACTCCTCGGCCGTCTAACTACGAGGAAGACGGCGGAGCTAAACCACCGGCGGGTGGTGGAGCTGGGAGGTTTCATCATCAGTCCGGAGGAAGTGGTGCTCATTATCCGGCACCGAATCCGGGGATGTTCTCGCCGCAGACTGGCGGCGGAGCTGCGGCGGCTAAGGGGAGTGTTCCGGTGGGTGGTGGGAAGAGAGGGAGTGGGCAAGATGGTAACGGGAGAGATCTTCATATGTTTGTTTGGAGCTCAAGCGCTTCGCCGGTGTCTGACGTGTTCGGCGGAGGAGCTAACCACCATGCTGATTACGCCGCCGCTAATAACGATCTTCACAAGGACGTTAAGATCTCTGTACCCCAGGGGAATAGTAACG ACAACCAGCATGTGGACAGGGAAGAGTTTAGTTTCGGTAATAAAGATGATGATAGCAAAGTCTTGGCCACAGACGGCGTTAATAACATTAGCAACAAGTCGCAGCAGCAGGCAAAGGTTATGCCACCAACAAGTGTGATGACTAGACTCATACtcattatggtttggagaaaaCTCATCCGTAACCCCAACTCTTACTCCAGTCTATTCGGTATCACCTGGTCCCTCATCTCCTTCAA GTGGAACATTGAAATGCCAGCTATTATAGCAAAGTCTATCTCCATACTCTCAGATGCAGGTCTAGGCATGGCTATGTTCAGTCTTG GGCTGTTCATGGCGTTGAACCCTAAAATAATAGCGTGTGGAAACAGAAAAGCAGCATTTGCGGCGGGTATGAGATTTCTCGTCGGACCTGCTGTCATGGTTGTTGCTTCCTATGCCGTCGGCCTCCGTGGCGTTCTCCTTCGCGTAGCCATCATTCAG GCAGCTTTGCCACAAGGGATTGTACCGTTTGTGTTCGCGAAGGAGTACAATGTGCATCCTTCCATTCTCAGCACTGC TGTGATATTTGGAATGCTAATTGCCTTGCCTATAACGCTTCTCTACTACATTCTCTTGGGGCTGTGA